A genomic stretch from Salarias fasciatus chromosome 18, fSalaFa1.1, whole genome shotgun sequence includes:
- the copa gene encoding coatomer subunit alpha — MLTKFETKSARVKGLSFHPKRPWVLASLHNGVIQLWDYRMCTLIDKFDEHDGPVRGIDFHKQQPLFVSGGDDYKIKVWNYKLRRCLFTLLGHLDYIRTTFFHHEYPWILSASDDQTIRIWNWQSRTCVCVLTGHNHYVMCAQFHPSEDLVVSASLDQTVRVWDISGLRKKNLSPGAVETEVRGISGVDLFGASDAVVKHVLEGHDRGVNWAAFHPSMPLIVSGADDRQVKIWRMNESKAWELDTCRGHYNNVSCAVFHPRQELILSNSEDKSIRVWDMSKRTGVQTFRRDHDRFWVLGAHPNLNLFAAGHDSGMIVFKLERERPAYAVHGNMLYYVKDRFLRQLDFNSSKDTAVMQLRSGSKFPVFSMSYNPAENAVLLCTRATNLENSTYDLYSIPKESDSQNPDAPEGKRSSGLTAVWVARNRFAVLDRMHSLLIKNLKNEIVKKVQVPSCEEIFYAGTGSLLLRDADGVTLFDVQQKRSLATVKIAKVKYVVWSADTSHVALLAKHAIMICNRKLESLCNIHENIRVKSGAWDESGVFIYTTSNHIKYALTSGDHGIIRTLDLPIYVTRVRGNSVYCLDRECRPRVLTIDPTEYRFKLALVNRKYDEVLHMVRNAKLVGQSIIAYLQKKGYPEVALHFVKDEKTRFSLALECGNIEVALEAAKALDERSCWERLGEAALLQGHHQVVEMCYQRTKNFDKLTFLYLITGNLAKLRKMMKIAEIRKDMSGHYQAALYLGDVSERVRILKNCGQKSLAYLTAATHGLDEEAEALKETFDPEKETVPEVDPNAQLLQPPPPINPLDTNWPLLTVSKGFFEGAIAAKGKAGQMAADLDMDATGGEGWGDDAELQLDEDGFMDAQEGLGDEGVVKEEGGGWEVEEDLDLPPELDVPAGAGGGGEDGFFVPPTKGMSPTQMWCNNSQLPVDHLLAGSFETAMRLLHDQVGVVNFGPYKSLFMQTLSRGRTCYLGLPSLPCLRGNPQRNWKDCGAKQGLPAVGLRLSDLIARLQQCYQLTTAGRFEEAVERFRVILLSVPLLVVDNKQEIAEAQQLITICKEYIVGLTMETERKKLPKDTLEQQKRLCEMAAYFTHCNLQPVHMVLVLRTALNLFFKLRNFKTAAGFARRLLELGPKPDVAQQTRKILAACEKTLTDAHQLNYDPHNPFDLCAASFVPLYRGRPVEKCPLSGACYCPTYKGQICRVTQVTEIGKDVIGLRVSPLQFR, encoded by the exons ATGTTGACGAAATTTGAAACAAAGTCGGCCCGTGTTAAAG GCCTGAGTTTCCACCCCAAAAGGCCGTGGGTTCTTGCAAGTTTACACAATGGAGTCATCCAGTTATGGGACTATCGGATGTGCACACTGATTGACAAGTTTGACGAGCACGATG GCCCTGTCCGAGGAATAGACTTCCACAAACAGCAGCCTCTGTTTGTGTCCGGAGGCGATGACTACAAAATCAAG GTATGGAACTATAAGCTCAGGCGCTGCCTCTTCACCCTCCTGGGCCATCTGGACTATATCAGAACCACCTTCTTTCACCAC GAGTACCCTTGGATTCTGAGTGCCTCTGATGACCAGACCATTCGGATCTGGAACTGGCAGTCCAGGACTTGTGTCTG TGTGCTGACAGGCCACAATCACTATGTGATGTGCGCCCAGTTCCACCCGTCCGAGGACCTGGTGGTGTCAGCCAGTCTGGACCAAACCGTGCGAGTGTGGGATATCTCTG GTCTGAGGAAGAAGAACCTGTCGCCGGGCGCCGTGGAGACCGAGGTGCGAGGCATCTCCGGCGTTGACTTGTTTGGCGCGTCGGACGCCGTCGTTAAGCACGTGCTTGAG GGTCATGACCGCGGGGTCAACTGGGCAGCTTTCCACCCCAGCATGCCCCTCATTGTGTCTGGGGCCGATGACAGGCAGGTCAAGATCTGGAGAATGAACG AGTCTAAGGCGTGGGAGCTGGACACCTGCCGCGGACACTACAACAACGTGTCCTGCGCCGTCTTCCACCCGCGCCAGGAGCTCATCCTGTCCAACTCCGAGGACAAGAGCATCCGGGTGTGGGACATGTCCAAGAGGACCGGAGTGCAGACCTTCCGGCGTGACCACGATCGCTTCTGGGTGCTGGGAGCTCACCCAAACCTCAACCTGTTTGCTGCTG gtcATGACAGTGGGATGATTGTGTTCAAGCTGGAGCGTGAGCGTCCAGCGTACGCCGTGCACGGCAACATGCTGTACTACGTCAAGGATCGCTTCCTTCGCCAGCTGGACTTCAACAGCAGCAAAGACACCGCTGTCATGCAGCttcgcag TGGGTCGAAGTTTCCTGTGTTCAGCATGTCCTACAACCCTGCTGAGAACGCTGTCCTGCTCTGCACT AGAGCAACCAACTTGGAGAACAGCACCTACGACCTGTACTCCATCCCCAAAGAGAGTGACTCTCAGAATCCCGATG CACCGGAGGGGAAACGATCCTCTGGCTTGACAGCAGTCTGGGTGGCCCGGAACAGGTTCGCCGTCCTGGACCGCATGCACTCC TTGCTGATTAAAAACCTGAAGAATGAAATCGTGAAGAAGGTCCAAGTGCCGAGCTGCGAGGAAATCTTCTATGCGGGAAccggctcgctgctgctgcgcgACGCCGACGGCGTCACGCTGTTCGACGTGCAGCAGAAACGCTCCCTGGCCACCGTCAAGATCGCCAAGGTCAAGTACGTGGTGTGGAGCGCCGACACCAGCCACGTCGCCCTGCTGGCCAAACACG ccaTCATGATCTGCAACCGCAAGCTGGAGAGTCTGTGCAACATTCATGAGAACATCCGAGTGAAGAGCGGAGCCTGGGATGAGAGCGGAGTCTTCATCTACACCACCTCCAACCACATCAAATACGCCCTCACCTCCGG CGACCACGGCATCATCCGGACTCTGGATCTGCCCATCTATGTGACCCGTGTGAGAGGGAACAGCGTGTACTGCCTGGACAGGGAGTGCCGGCCTCGCGTCCTCACCATCGACCCCACCGAGTACCGCTTCAAACTGGCCCTGGTCAACCGCAAGTACGATGAG GTGCTCCACATGGTGCGCAACGCCAAGCTGGTGGGCCAGTCCATCATTGCCTACCTGCAGAAGAAGGGCTACCCCGAGGTGGCGCTGCACTTCGTCAAGGATGAGAAGACCCGGTTCAGCCTGGCTTTGGAGTGCGGCAACATCGAG GTGGCGCTGGAAGCAGCCAAAGCTCTGGATGAGCGCAGCTGCTGGGAGCGTCTGGGCGAGGCGGCCCTCCTGCAGGGTCACCACCAGGTTGTGGAAATGTGCTACCAGAGGACCAAGAACTTCGACAAGCTCACCTTCCTCTACCTCATCACCGGCAACTTGGCCAAGCTGCGCAAGATGATGAAAATCG CCGAGATCCGAAAGGACATGAGCGGCCACTACCAGGCGGCCCTGTACCTGGGAGACGTCAGTGAGAGGGTCCGCATTCTGAAGAACTGTGGGCAGA AGTCTCTTGCTTACTTGACTGCTGCCACACACGGGCTCGATGAGGAAGCTGAAGCTCTGAAGGAGACCTTTGACCCAGAAAAGGAGACG GTGCCGGAGGTGGATCCCAatgcacagctgctgcagccgcctCCGCCCATCAATCCTCTGGACACAAACTGGCCTCTGCTCACCGTGTCCAAGGGCTTCTTTGAAGGTGCCATTGCAGCGAAAG GGAAGGCAGGTCAGATGGCTGCAGACCTGGACATGGACGCTACAGGAGGAGAAGGCTGGGGAGATgatgctgagctgcagctggatgaag ATGGCTTCATGGATGCCCAGGAAGGATTAGGGGATGAAGGAGTGGtgaaagaggagggaggcggcTGGGAGGTGGAAGAAGACCTGGACCTTCCTCCAGAGCTG GATGTTCCAGccggtgcaggtggaggaggagaggatggctTCTTCGTCCCTCCCACTAAAGGCATGAGTCCGACCCAGATGTGGTGCAACAACTCCCAGCTGCCAGTGGACCACCTCCTGGCCGGCTCCTTCGAAACTGCCATGAGA CTGCTCCACGATCAGGTGGGGGTGGTGAACTTCGGTCCCTACAAGTCGCTCTTCATGCAGACGCTGTCCAGAGGCCGCACCTGTTACCTGGGCCTTCCCTCGCTGCCCTGCCTGCGTGGAAATCCCCAGAGGAACTGGAAG GACTGTGGGGCTAAACAGGGGCTCCCTGCGGTGGGGCTGCGCCTCTCCGATCTCATCGCCCGCCTGCAGCAGTGCTACCAGCTGACAACAGCTGGACGGTTCGAGGAAGCAGTGGAACGCTTCAGAGTCATCCTGCTCTCGGTGCCACTGCTCGTGGTGGATAACAAGCAGGAGATTGCAGAG gCTCAGCAGCTGATCACAATCTGTAAGGAGTACATTGTGGGTCTGACCATGGAGACCGAGAGGAAGAAGCTTCCTAAAGACACGTTGGAGCAGCAGAAGAGGCTCTGCGAG ATGGCTGCCTACTTCACCCACTGCAATCTGCAGCCCGTGCACATGGTGCTGGTGCTGCGCACAGCCCTCAACCTCTTCTTCAAACTGCGTAACTTCAAGACCGCTGCAGGCTTTGCTCGCCGTCTCCTGGAGCTCGGGCCGAAGCCAGATGTTGCACAGCAG ACACGCAAGATCCTGGCAGCCTGTGAGAAGACCCTGACGGATGCCCATCAGTTGAACTACGACCCCCACAATCCATTTGACCTGTGCGCGGCCTCTTTCGTCCCCCTCTACCGCGGACGCCCCGTGGAGAAGTGTCCTCTGTCTGGAGCCTGCTACTGCCCCACTTACAAAGGCCAGATCTGCAGGGTCACACAG GTGACTGAGATCGGCAAGGATGTCATTGGCCTGCGTGTGAGTCCACTCCAGTTCCGTTAG
- the LOC115405328 gene encoding vang-like protein 2 — MDNESQYSGYSYKSSHSRSSRKHRDRRDRHRSKSRDSSSRGDKSVTIQTPGEPLLDAESTRGDDRDDNWGETTTVVTGTSEHSISNEDLTRVTKDLEESTPLECKRFVGPALGGCLSVFALITPLAFLILPQVLWRDALEPCGTPCEGLYVSLAFKLLVLLISSWALFLRSPRATLPRFFVFRCLLMVLVFLFVASYWLFYGVRVLEPRERDYRGIVEYAASLVDALLFIQYLALVLLEVRHLQPAFCLKVVRSTDGSSKFYNVGHLSIQRAAVWVLDRYYSDFPVYNPALLNLPKSILSKKMTGFKVYSLDENPTNNSTGQSRAMIAAAARRRDNSHNEFYYEEAEMDRRVRKRKARLVVAVEEAFTHIKRLHEEEAASSPKHPREVMDPREAAQAIFAPMARAMQKYLRTTRQQAFHSMESILTHLQFCITHNMTPKAFLERYLVPGPTMQYQQQAGRGRQWTLVSEEPVTSALRQGLVFSLRRLDFSLVVTVTPLPFLRLGEEFIDPKSHKFVMRLQSETSV, encoded by the exons ATGGACAACGAGTCGCAGTACTCGGGCTACTCGTACAAGTCCTCTCACTCCAGGAGCTCCCGCAAGCACCG GGACCGGAGGGACCGCCACCGCTCCAAGAGCCGAGACAGCAGCAGCCGAGGAGACAAGTCAGTGACCATCCAGACCCCCGGAGAACCGCTGCTGGATGCTGAGTCCACCCGGGGCGACGACAGG GATGATAACTGGGGAGAGACCACCACCGTCGTCACCGGCACCTCCGAGCACAGCATCTCAAACGAGGACCTGACCCGGGTCACCAAAGACTTGGAGGAGTCGACTCCGCTGGAGTGTAAGCGTTTCGTGGGCCCGGCGCTGGGAGGCTGCCTGAGTGTCTTCGCCCTGATCACGCCGCTAgccttcctcatcctccctcaGGTCCTGTGGCGGGACGCCCTGGAGCCGTGCGGCACGCCGTGCGAAGGCCTCTACGTGTCGTTGGCTTTcaagctgctggtgctgctcaTCTCCTCATGGGCGCTCTTTCTGCGCTCGCCGCGCGCCACCCTGCCGCGCTTCTTTGTTTTCCGCTGCCTGCTGATGGTGCTGGTCTTTCTGTTTGTGGCTTCCTACTGGCTGTTTTACGGCGTGCGGGTGCTGGAGCCCCGAGAGCGGGACTACCGGGGCATCGTGGAGTACGCCGCCTCGCTGGTGGACGCCCTGCTCTTCATCCAGTACCTGGCCCTCGTGCTGCTGGAGGTCCGGCACCTTCAGCCGGCCTTCTGCCTCAAGGTGGTGCGCAGCACGGACGGTTCCAGCAAGTTCTACAACGTGGGCCACCTCAG TATCCAGCGCGCCGCTGTCTGGGTGTTGGACCGTTATTACAGCGACTTCCCCGTCTACAACCCTGCCCTGCTCAACCTGCCCAAGTCCATCCTGTCCAAGAAGATGACCGGCTTCAAGGTTTACTCTCTGGACG AAAACCCCACTAATAACTCCACGGGTCAGTCCCGGGCCATGATCGCAGCTGCCGCCAGGCGGAGAGACAACTCACACAACGAGTTCTACTACGAGGAGGCCGAGATGGACCGGAGGGTCCGCAAGCGCAAGGCCAG GctggtggtggcggtggaggaAGCCTTCACGCACATCAAGCGCCTCcacgaggaggaggcggccTCGTCTCCCAAGCACCCCCGGGAGGTGATGGACCCGAGGGAGGCGGCCCAGGCCATCTTCGCCCCCATGGCCCGGGCCATGCAGAAGTACCTGCGAACCACGCGGCAGCAGGCGTTCCACAGCATGGAGAGCatcctcacacacctgcagtTCTGCATCACGCACAACATGACGCCCAAG GCGTTCCTGGAGCGGTACCTGGTCCCCGGCCCCACCatgcagtaccagcagcaggcCGGCAGGGGGCGCCAGTGGACCCTGGTGAGCGAGGAGCCGGTGACCTCGGCCCTGCGGCAGGGCCTGGTCTTCTCCCTGCGGCGCCTGGACTTCTCGCTGGTCGTCACGGTGACGCCGCTGCCCTTCCTGCGGCTGGGCGAGGAGTTCATCGACCCCAAGAGCCACAAGTTCGTCATGAGGCTGCAGTCGGAGACGTCGGTGTAG
- the ncstn gene encoding nicastrin, protein MDLLSNKLIFNLLVCLFFLGVNCNSVEKKIYVNLNYTIPCVRLLNATHQIGCQSSLSGDVGVLHVLESEENLDWVLSSGQTPPYMVILESALFTRSIMMKLKEGSSRVAGVVVVAPSTNPPEGFSPHHACPNENSGVYSDSYDPALAHCNATLWNPLGSGLSYEEFDFPIFSLKEDNDTQVIRQCYQEHNRGGNGSNPQYPLCAMQLFSHMSAVTDTATCMRRNDINFSLSPEMVCDPLGDYNVWAATRPLNTTTKGHKMFESVVIAAARLDSRSFFFDVAPGAESAATGFIALLAAAHALRNVTQAAQPNRTILYTFFQGETFDYIGSSRMVYEMMNNQSVVDLDNIHSVLEVGQVGLRPDSKLWLHSDPVSRRNDSVNQEVVKLVENLRLAAGTTGVLVDEPSTSQPLPPSSFQRFLRARPIPGVVIENHDSRFSNRYYESMFDNAEYLNVTYPPNLTPEEQFEQPLEIAKALTEVATTVARALYVQAGGSESQLDSINADPQIVSQMLYGFLVRSNNSWFQQVVPSELASHLVDRPTNFYVGVTQQSSEPTLLVQYLLANLTGSVVNVTQEDCQKQREHEKDEDSKHIYSYMWVQGAANGTVRESFCVRSTVHLSKALSPAFDLREYTSQDYSTWTESRWKSIKGRIFLVASPDLEKLTLGVGVGVLLASLFLTYIISSKADILFSSGREPATATY, encoded by the exons ATGGATTTGCTGTCGAATAAGTTGATTTTTAATTTGctagtttgtttatttttcttag GTGTCAACTGTAACTCAGTGGAAAAGAAGATTTATGTAAATCTCAATTACACCATCCCGTGTGTGCGGCTGCTCAATGCAACACATCAGATAGGCTGCCAGT CTTCATTGTCGGGCGATGTGGGTGTGCTCCATGTCCTCGAGTCGGAGGAAAACCTGGACTGGGTCCTGAGCTCCGGTCAAACTCCTCCTTATATGGTTATTTTGGAGTCTGCGCTCTTCACAAG ATCCATCAtgatgaagctgaaggaggGCTCCAGCAGGGTGGCTGGTGTTGTCGTCGTCGCACCGAGCACGAACCCGCCCGAGGGCTTCTCTCCCCACCACGCCTGTCCCAACGAGAACTCGG GTGTGTATTCAGACAGCTACGATCCCGCTCTGGCCCACTGCAACGCCACCTTGTGGAACCCGCTGGGGAGCGGTTTGTCCTACGAGGAGTTCGACTTCCCCATCTTCTCCCTGAAGGAGGACAACGACACTCAGGTCATTCGGCAG TGCTACCAGGAACACAACCGTGGCGGGAACGGCAGTAACCCGCAGTACCCGCTGTGCGCCATGCAGCTCTTCTCTCACATGTCGGCCGTCACCGACACGGCCACCTGCATGAGGAGGAACGACATCAACTTCAGCCTGAGCCCGG AGATGGTGTGTGATCCGCTGGGTGATTATAACGTCTGGGCCGCCACCAGGCCTTTGAACACCACAACCAAAGGACACAAGATGTTTGAGAGTGTGGTCATCGCCGCGGCCCGG CTCGACAGCAGGTCGTTTTTCTTTGACGTCGCCCCGGGAGCGGAGAGCGCAGCGACGGGCTTCATCGCCCTGCTGGCAGCAGCTCACGCTCTGCGTAACGTCACCCAGGCCGCCCAGCCCAACAGAACCATCCTCTACACCTTCTTCCAAGGG GAGACGTTTGACTACATTGGCAGTTCGAGGATGGTTTATGAAATGATGAATAATCAGTCTGTTGTGGACCTGGACAACATTCACTCGGTGCTGGAGGTCGGACAG GTCGGTTTACGTCCCGACTCCAAACTCTGGCTTCACTCTGACCCTGTGTCCAGGAGGAACGACAGCGTCAATCAGGAG GTGGTGAAGCTCGTCGAGAACTTGCGTTTGGCTGCAGGGACCACCGGCGTGTTGGTGGACGAGCCCAGCACCTCGCAGCCGCTGCCTCCATCATCCTTCCAGCGTTTCCTGCGAGCTCGGCCCATCCCGGGCGTTGTGATCGAAAACCACGACTCAAGATTCAGCAACAG GTACTACGAGAGCATGTTCGACAACGCCGAGTATCTGAACGTGACTTACCCTCCGAACCTGACGCCGGAGGAGCAGTTCGAGCAGCCGTTGGAGATCGCCAAG GCTCTGACTGAAGTGGCGACCACGGTGGCTCGGGCTCTGTACGTTCAGGCCGGAGGATCAGAATCCCAGCTGGACAGCATCAACGCAGACCCTCAGATA GTGAGCCAGATGCTGTACGGATTCCTGGTCCGGTCCAATAACTCCTGGTTCCAGCAGGTCGTGCCCTCCGAGCTCGCAAGTCACCTGG TGGACAGGCCCACCAACTTCTACGTGGGCGTGACGCAGCAGTCCAGCGAGCCGACGCTGCTGGTGCAGTACCTGCTGGCCAACCTGACGGGCAGCGTGGTCAACGTCACCCAGGAGGACTGCCAGAAGCAGAGGGAGCACGAGAAGGACGAGGACAGCAAGCAT atCTACAGCTACATGTGGGTTCAGGGCGCGGCCAACGGCACGGTCCGGGAGAGCTTCTGCGTCCGCTCCACGGTGCACCTCTCCAAGGCGCTGTCCCCGGCCTTCGACCTGCGGGAGTACACCTCCCAGGACTACTCCACGTGGACGGAGTCCCGCTGGAAGTCCATCAAAGGGCGCATCTTCCTGGTGGCCAGCCCGGACCTGGAG AAACTGACGCTGGGCGTGGGCGTGGGCGTGCTGCTGGCGTCCCTCTTCCTCACGTACATCATCAGCTCCAAGGCGGACATCCTGTTCAGCTCGGGGAGGGAGCCGGCCACCGCCACCTACTGA